GTGGCCGAGCGCCTGCGTGAGGGTGATGGATCCGGGGATCACCCACCCCCAGCCCGCGGTGACGAGGGCGAGGGCCGGCCAGACCAGCGCGGGACCCGAGCCCGTGACCGCGCCGACGAGCACGAGGGTCGACCCGACCGCGCAGGTGGCCAGGCCGATCGTGAAGAGGCGGTCCTCCTCGAAGCGCCCGATGAGGCGGCGGAAGACGAGCGTCGACGCGATCATGCAGGACGCGTTCGAGGCGAACACCAGCGTGTAGAGGCCCTCGCCGAAGCCGTACTGCTCCTGGAACACGAACGAGGAGGTGGCGATGTAGGAGAAGAAGCCGATGGTCGCGGTGCAGCCGGTGACGAGGTACCAGCGGAAGCGGGGGATCCGGAGCAGCTCCGCCATGCGGCCGAGGACGGCGCGGGGCGAGGTGCCGCCGGCGCCGCTGCGGACGAGCGTCTCCGGCAGCAGGCGCGCCGCGGCGAGGGTGAGGGCCAGTCCGAGCGCGGCCAGCACGACGAACGCGGCGCGCCAGGACGAGAAGGTCAGCACGAGGCCCCCGACGAGCGGGGCGACGACCGGGCCGACGGAGTTGACGACGGCGAGCGTCGCGAAGAGGCGGCTGCGGAGGGCGCCGGTGGAGGCGTCGCCGACCATCGCACGGGCCGAGACCGCGGCGGCCGCACCGCCCAGGCCCTGCACGACGCGGGCGAGGATCAGGGTCGTCGCGTCGGGGGAGATCGCGCAGACCACGCTCGCCACGGTGAAGAGCGCGGTCCCGGCGAGGAGGATGCGGCGGCGACCCACGCCGTCGCTGATCGGCCCGATGACCAGCTGCCCGACGGCGAACGCGACGAGGAACGCGGTCAGCGTGAGCTGCACCGAGGCCGTCGAGGCGTCGAGGTCGGCGGCGATGGCCGGGAGGCCCGGGATGTAGAGGTCGGTCGCGAAGGGCGAGATGCCGACGATGAGCGCGACGGTGAGGAGCGGGCCGCGGCGTGCGGTCCACGACGTCCGCGGGTCGGGGTCGGGATGCGGGTGCGGGGCGTCGTCGCTCATCCGTCCCGACAGTAGACCGGTCGCCGCCGGAAGGCGTCAGCTGCAGCAGCGTGCGGCGCCACGTCCAGCGGCCATGGTGCGGATATCGTCAATGCGTGATCACTGGAGAGCTCAAGAGCAAGATCGACCGGGTCTGGGACGCGTTCTGGTCAGGGGGCATCTCGAACCCGCTCGAGGTGATCGAGCAGATCACCTACCTGCTGTTCGTGCGGCGGCTCGATGACCTGCAGACGCTCGCCGAGAGGAAGGCACGCGCCACCGGCGTCGCGCTCGAGAAGCCGATCTACCCGCCGCGGCAGAGGGAGCTGCGCTGGAGCCGCTTCAAGAACATCGACGCCGAGGTCATGTTCGAAGTCGTGCGCGACGAGGTGTTCCCCTTCCTGCAGGACCTCGGCGGCGACGGGTCGACGTACGGCGAGCACATGCGCGACGCCCGCTTCACGATTCCGACGCCCGCGTTGCTGTCGCGGGTCGTCGACATGCTCGATGACATCCCCATGGCCGAGCGCGACACCAACGGCGACCTGTACGAGTACCTGCTGTCGAAGATCGCGTCCGCAGGAGTGAACGGGCAGTTCCGCACGCCCCGGCACATCATCGAGTTGATGGTCGCGATGACGGCGCCGCAGCCGGAGGACGAGATCTGCGACCCCGCGTGCGGCACGGCCGGATTCCTCGTCGCCGCATCGGAGTACGTGCGGCGCGAGCATCCCGGAGTGATGACGAACGCGGCGCAGCGCTCGCACTTCCACTCGAGCATGTTCCACGGGTTCGACTTCGACTCGACCATGCTGCGCATCGGCAGCATGAACATGCTGCTGCACGGCGTCGAATCGCCCGACATTCGCTACCGCGACTCGCTCTCCGAGGGCGTGAGCGCCGATTCGGAGCGCTATTCGCTGATCCTGGCGAACCCGCCGTTCGCCGGTTCGCTCGACTATGAGTCGACGTCGAAGGACCTGCAGCGCGTCGTGAAGACGAAGAAGACCGAGCTGCTCTTCATGGCCCTGTTCCTGAAGCTGCTGAAGCCGGGCGGCCGCGCCGCCGTGATCGTGCCGGACGGCGTGCTGTTCGGGTCGTCGACGGCGCACAAGGCAATGCGGCGCATGCTCGTGGAGGACCAGAAGCTCGACGCGGTCGTGAAGCTGCCCTCCGGTGTCTTCCGCCCGTACGCGGGTGTCTCGACCGCGATCCTGTTCTTCACGAAGACGGACTCCGGCGGCACCGACGACGTCTGGTTCTACGACGTGCGCGCCGACGGCTTCTCGCTCGACGATAAGCGCAACCCGATCGAGGCCAACGACCTGCCGGATGCGCTCGCTCGCTGGGCGGACCGTCGGACCACGGAGCGCGACAGGGCTCGCACCGACCAGTCATTCACGGTCCCCAAGGCGGACATCGTCGCGCAGGGCTACGACCTTTCC
This is a stretch of genomic DNA from Clavibacter zhangzhiyongii. It encodes these proteins:
- a CDS encoding multidrug effflux MFS transporter; its protein translation is MSDDAPHPHPDPDPRTSWTARRGPLLTVALIVGISPFATDLYIPGLPAIAADLDASTASVQLTLTAFLVAFAVGQLVIGPISDGVGRRRILLAGTALFTVASVVCAISPDATTLILARVVQGLGGAAAAVSARAMVGDASTGALRSRLFATLAVVNSVGPVVAPLVGGLVLTFSSWRAAFVVLAALGLALTLAAARLLPETLVRSGAGGTSPRAVLGRMAELLRIPRFRWYLVTGCTATIGFFSYIATSSFVFQEQYGFGEGLYTLVFASNASCMIASTLVFRRLIGRFEEDRLFTIGLATCAVGSTLVLVGAVTGSGPALVWPALALVTAGWGWVIPGSITLTQALGHRHPGTASALVGGLQFGLGGLATPLAGALGGTATAMGALMCGFIVVGLAAQLWASRARAGG
- a CDS encoding class I SAM-dependent DNA methyltransferase translates to MRRHVQRPWCGYRQCVITGELKSKIDRVWDAFWSGGISNPLEVIEQITYLLFVRRLDDLQTLAERKARATGVALEKPIYPPRQRELRWSRFKNIDAEVMFEVVRDEVFPFLQDLGGDGSTYGEHMRDARFTIPTPALLSRVVDMLDDIPMAERDTNGDLYEYLLSKIASAGVNGQFRTPRHIIELMVAMTAPQPEDEICDPACGTAGFLVAASEYVRREHPGVMTNAAQRSHFHSSMFHGFDFDSTMLRIGSMNMLLHGVESPDIRYRDSLSEGVSADSERYSLILANPPFAGSLDYESTSKDLQRVVKTKKTELLFMALFLKLLKPGGRAAVIVPDGVLFGSSTAHKAMRRMLVEDQKLDAVVKLPSGVFRPYAGVSTAILFFTKTDSGGTDDVWFYDVRADGFSLDDKRNPIEANDLPDALARWADRRTTERDRARTDQSFTVPKADIVAQGYDLSINRYKEVVHDEVEHRPPLEIIADIEALEAEIAEGLSQLKAMLA